Proteins from one Bos taurus isolate L1 Dominette 01449 registration number 42190680 breed Hereford chromosome 7, ARS-UCD2.0, whole genome shotgun sequence genomic window:
- the CIB3 gene encoding calcium and integrin-binding family member 3 yields the protein MGNKQTVFTHEQLEAYQDCTFFTRKEIMRLFYRYQDLAPQLVPLDYTSCPDVKVPYELIGSMPELKDNPFRQRIAQVFSEDGDGHMTLDNFLDMFSVMSEMAPRDLKAYYAFKIYDFNNDDYICAWDLEQTVTKLTRGELSTEEVSLICEKVLDEADGDHDGRLSLEDFQNMILRAPDFLSTFHIRI from the exons ATGGGCAACAAGCAAACAGTCTTCACTCATGAGCAGCTGGAAGCTTATCAG GACTGCACCTTCTTCACGAGAAAGGAAATCATGAG gctcttctatcgCTACCAGGACCTGGCCCCTCAGCTTGTCCCTCTCGACTATACCAGCTGCCCTGACGTGAAGGTGCCCTATGAGCTCATTGGCAGCATGCCTGAGCTGAAG GACAACCCCTTCCGTCAGAGGATCGCCCAGGTCTTCTCCGAGGATGGGGATGGCCATATGACCTTGGACAACTTCCTGGACATGTTTTCTGTGATGAGTGAAATGGCTCCCCGTGACCTCAAAGCCTactatgcttttaaaatttatg ACTTTAACAATGATGACTACATCTGTGCATGGGACCTGGAGCAGACGGTGACTAAGCTGACGCGGGGGGAGCTGAGTACTGAGGAGGTGAGCCTGATATGTGAGAAGGTGCTGGATGAAGCCGATGGGGACCACGACGGGCGGCTGTCCCTGGAAGACTTCCAGAACATGATCCTTCGGGCACCAGACTTCCTCAG CACTTTCCACATCCGCATCTGA
- the HSH2D gene encoding hematopoietic SH2 domain-containing protein isoform X2, which produces MTEARRLPPPLPPRLDWFVQTQVDQLTCEGVPEWFHGAISREDAENLLESQPLGSFLIRVSHSHVGYTLSYKAQNCCHHFMVKLLDDGSFTIPGEERVHDSLDALVTFYQQQPLRPHGDLLMQSCPQRDPVNVDYEDLFLYSNALVEEDSSSALGFSEHQIPSSYPIAPLKEASAKPGPLHRSKERKLSAGLKGASMEGPLEEARQKLWRNLRMLPKTGRKVQKQLKSHLATLSSSSVTNGSETGTGDTAWENNVDKDPFVATSLASPAQPQAPRNRQGPSRKTSRSVSWNEAASKVKDWHQTVVRVLSLQASKPGPVDLREPQDSLPEEYRPPPPFAPGYC; this is translated from the exons ATGACTGAGGCCAGAAGGCTGCCCCCACCACTGCCTCCACGACTGGACTGGTTCGTGCAGACGCAGGTGGACCAGCTGACCTGTGAAGGGGTCCCTGAGTGGTTCCACGGTGCCATCTCAAGAGA GGATGCTGAAAATTTACTGGAGTCACAGCCCCTGGGATCCTTCCTCATCAGGGTCAGTCACAGTCACGTGGGCTACACACTGTCTTACAA AGCTCAGAACTGCTGCCACCACTTCATGGTGAAACTGTTGGATGATGGGAGCTTCACGATCCCTGGGGAAGAGAGGGTCCATGACTCTCTAGATGCTTTGGTCACCTTCTATCAGCAGCAACCGCTGCGACCACATGGGGACCTGCTGATGCAGTCCTGCCCACAG AGGGATCCAGTAAATGTGGATTATGAAGATCTCTTCCTTTACTCCAACGCACTGGTTGAGGAAGACTCCAGCTCTGCTCTTGGCTTCAGTGAACATCAGATTCCCTCGTCTTATCCCATAGCCCCACTCAAGGAG GCCTCTGCAAAGCCAGGCCCGCTCCATCGGTCAAAGGAAAGGAAGCTGTCAGCAGGGCTGAAAGGTGCATCCATGGAGGGTCCTCTCGAGGAGGCTCGTCAGAAACTCTGGAGGAATCTCAGGATGCTCCCCAAGACGGGCAGGAAGGTCCAGAAGCAGCTGAAATCCCACCTGGCGACTTTGAGCTCATCGTCAGTGACCAACGGCTCGGAAACTGGGACGGGTGACACAGCCTGGGAAAATAACGTCGACAAGGACCCCTTTGTGGCCACATCCCTCGCAAGCCCCGCACAGCCCCAAGCTCCAAGAAACAGACAGGGCCCCTCCAGGAAAACCTCAAGGTCAGTCAGCTGGAACGAGGCAGCCTCGAAGGTCAAGGACTGGCACCAGACGGTGGTGAGGGTCCTGTCCTTACAGGCGTCCAAACCAGGCCCAGTGGACTTGAGAGAACCCCAGGACTCTCTCCCTGAGGAGTACCGTCCCCCGCCACCCTTCGCCCCTGGGTACTGCTAG
- the HSH2D gene encoding hematopoietic SH2 domain-containing protein isoform X1, with amino-acid sequence MGTRLDQKESQGWRGPERQEEPSGGTGQPSPLEAMTEARRLPPPLPPRLDWFVQTQVDQLTCEGVPEWFHGAISREDAENLLESQPLGSFLIRVSHSHVGYTLSYKAQNCCHHFMVKLLDDGSFTIPGEERVHDSLDALVTFYQQQPLRPHGDLLMQSCPQRDPVNVDYEDLFLYSNALVEEDSSSALGFSEHQIPSSYPIAPLKEASAKPGPLHRSKERKLSAGLKGASMEGPLEEARQKLWRNLRMLPKTGRKVQKQLKSHLATLSSSSVTNGSETGTGDTAWENNVDKDPFVATSLASPAQPQAPRNRQGPSRKTSRSVSWNEAASKVKDWHQTVVRVLSLQASKPGPVDLREPQDSLPEEYRPPPPFAPGYC; translated from the exons ATGGGAACCAGGCTGGACCAGAAGGAGAGCCAGGGCTGGCGGGGTCCAGAGAGGCAGGAAGAACCTTCTGGGGGCACTG GTCAGCCCTCACCCCTGGAAGCCATGACTGAGGCCAGAAGGCTGCCCCCACCACTGCCTCCACGACTGGACTGGTTCGTGCAGACGCAGGTGGACCAGCTGACCTGTGAAGGGGTCCCTGAGTGGTTCCACGGTGCCATCTCAAGAGA GGATGCTGAAAATTTACTGGAGTCACAGCCCCTGGGATCCTTCCTCATCAGGGTCAGTCACAGTCACGTGGGCTACACACTGTCTTACAA AGCTCAGAACTGCTGCCACCACTTCATGGTGAAACTGTTGGATGATGGGAGCTTCACGATCCCTGGGGAAGAGAGGGTCCATGACTCTCTAGATGCTTTGGTCACCTTCTATCAGCAGCAACCGCTGCGACCACATGGGGACCTGCTGATGCAGTCCTGCCCACAG AGGGATCCAGTAAATGTGGATTATGAAGATCTCTTCCTTTACTCCAACGCACTGGTTGAGGAAGACTCCAGCTCTGCTCTTGGCTTCAGTGAACATCAGATTCCCTCGTCTTATCCCATAGCCCCACTCAAGGAG GCCTCTGCAAAGCCAGGCCCGCTCCATCGGTCAAAGGAAAGGAAGCTGTCAGCAGGGCTGAAAGGTGCATCCATGGAGGGTCCTCTCGAGGAGGCTCGTCAGAAACTCTGGAGGAATCTCAGGATGCTCCCCAAGACGGGCAGGAAGGTCCAGAAGCAGCTGAAATCCCACCTGGCGACTTTGAGCTCATCGTCAGTGACCAACGGCTCGGAAACTGGGACGGGTGACACAGCCTGGGAAAATAACGTCGACAAGGACCCCTTTGTGGCCACATCCCTCGCAAGCCCCGCACAGCCCCAAGCTCCAAGAAACAGACAGGGCCCCTCCAGGAAAACCTCAAGGTCAGTCAGCTGGAACGAGGCAGCCTCGAAGGTCAAGGACTGGCACCAGACGGTGGTGAGGGTCCTGTCCTTACAGGCGTCCAAACCAGGCCCAGTGGACTTGAGAGAACCCCAGGACTCTCTCCCTGAGGAGTACCGTCCCCCGCCACCCTTCGCCCCTGGGTACTGCTAG